From Nicotiana tabacum cultivar K326 chromosome 20, ASM71507v2, whole genome shotgun sequence, one genomic window encodes:
- the LOC107774799 gene encoding protein NEN1, translated as MEDRSEIVFFDVETTIPTRTGQGYALLEFGAILICPRKLVEQENYSTLVRPDDLSLISQLSVRCNGITGDAVTSAPTFADIADKVFDILHGRIWAGHNILKFDCPRIREAFAGINRPAPEPKGTIDTLALLTQRFGRRAGNMKMASLATYFGLGQQTHRSLDDVRMNFEVLKYCATVLFLESSLPEILTENSWVSPNTAIRSRTNGNAVLEGMGSSTDIPSSSVKIESLKSIAEDNIESDHPIFPLVSRNVEIPHLPETNSSRPDAFNLVQLSAEVRESIQLDDMEEEPGSADSRQSSASTATGGYIGCTDFLEPNNISISSVSVILAPFYRGTQKLQILYNNAELQVCSRSLKVRFGISTRFVDYAGRPRLSFVVEASSDLCQLLDAIDNLVQKLNEDTGSMSEWRPVVSRKPGFMNCPTIRLNLPTAVDANISRWVTEIYQKESSTTQKLMFNRFDVAELDSLITPGTLLDAYFSVDSYDYQQTAGIRLVAKKLVVHSS; from the exons ATGGAAGATAGGTCGGAGATAGTATTTTTCGACGTAGAGACAACAATTCCGACACGAACCGGACAGGGATATGCACTCTTGGAATTTGGGGCAATTCTCATTTGCCCGAGGAAGCTTGTGGAGCAGGAGAATTACTCCACCCTCGTACGACCTGACGACCTCTCTCTCATTTCCCAACTTTCTGTTCGGTGCAATGGTATTACCGGAGATGCTGTCACTTCTGCCCCTACCTTCGCTGATATTGCCGACAAAGTTTTTGACATTCTCCATG GGAGGATATGGGCGGGCCACAATATTCTGAAATTCGATTGTCCAAGGATTCGGGAGGCGTTTGCTGGAATTAATAGGCCTGCACCAGAACCCAAGGGAACAATTGATACTCTTGCTTTGTTGACCCAAAGATTTGGAAGGAGAGCTGGTAACATGAAG ATGGCCTCTCTTGCTACTTATTTTGGCCTTGGACAGCAAACACATAG GAGTTTGGATGATGTTCGAATGAATTTTGAAGTACTAAAATACTGTGCAACTGTCTTGTTTTTG GAATCCAGCCTGCCTGAGATATTAACTGAGAACAGTTGGGTGTCTCCTAATACTGCTATAAGAAGTCGCACTAACGGAAATGCTGTTCTGGAGGGGATGGGCTCCAGTACAGATATACCTTCATCGAGTGTCAAGATAGAAAGTCTGAAATCTATTGCAGAAGACAACATAGAATCAGATCATCCAATATTTCCACTTGTAAGCAGAAATGTGGAGATACCACATCTTCCTGAAACAAATTCCTCTAGGCCCGACGCTTTTAACTTGGTCCAATTGAGCGCCGAAGTAAGGGAATCCATTCAGTTAGACGACATGGAAGAAGAACCTGGTTCAGCAGATTCTCGACAATCTTCTGCATCAACTGCAACAGGAGGTTACATTGGCTGCACTGACTTCTTAGAaccaaataatatttcaatttctTCTGTCTCCGTAATTCTAGCGCCCTTTTATCGTGGGACTCAGAAGCTACAAATCTTGTACAACAATGCTGAATTGCAAGTTTGCTCTAGATCCCTGAAGGTGCGGTTTGGAATTAGTACTAGGTTTGTTGATTATGCTGGTCGGCCACGGTTGAGTTTTGTGGTGGAGGCATCATCAGACCTATGCCAACTTTTGGATGCAATTGATAATCTTGTGCAGAAATTAAATGAGGATACAGGTAGCATGTCAGAATGGAGGCCTGTGGTAAGCAGAAAGCCTGGCTTTATGAACTGTCCTACCATTCGTTTAAA TTTACCAACTGCGGTGGATGCTAATATCTCTCGCTGGGTCACAGAGATATACCAGAAAGAGTCTTCCACAACACAGAAGCTCATGTTCAATAGGTTTGATGTGGCAGAACTGGATTCCTTGATTACACCAGGAACTCTGTTGGATGCATATTTCTCGGTGGATTCATACGACTACCAACAGACTGCAGGCATCCGCTTGGTGGCGAAAAAGTTAGTTGTGCATTC